In Clostridium thermosuccinogenes, the genomic stretch TAAACGTCAAATATACGGAGGTGTTCTTATGGTAAAAAGAGGAAGCGAAATGATTAAGGAAATAAAGGAACAGATGAGGGGAGGCAAAGGCTCTGTCGAAATTACCCATATATACAAGCAGGATGAAATGAAGGGTAAAGCCAGGCTCTTTGCAAAAATCACCATAAATCCGGGTTGTTCCATAGGATTTCATGAACATTCGGATGAGGAAGAGATTTTCTACATAATAAAGGGCAAGGGAATCTTTGATGACAATGGCACCAAGAAGGAAATAAGCGCCGGAGATGCCGCCATCACCGGAGGAGGGGCGTCCCATTCCGTTGAAAATACGGGAAACGAGCCTCTTGAAATGTTGGCGGTCATACTGTTATATTGATACCCAGGCGGCAGCTGTTATTCTGAAGCTGCCGCTTCATTTTTTAAAGGGTTTTATGTTTCACAGGAGATTTTATTTTTACAAAAAGTTTACATTACCGGGATTTTTCATAGAGAACATCTGGGGCTTATAAGGTTTTTACTTAATTCACAAATTGCACATACAACACTATTATAATCGCGATAGGCAAAAGCTCTTGCTAAGATTGCTATGTTTGGGGCTACCCACTTTTCCTTTTTTACCTTTAATGCACTAAAAATACGCCAATTCTCAGGATAATCAATTCAAAATGCAGACTCATAGTATACCTCCTATGTATGATACGGCAGATTTACAGGAGCATTATTCCTGATATAACTATATAAAACAACAAAACACAAAAAAATACGTGTTATTCTGTGTAAAATATGCTATAATATAAAAGTTGTTAAATCGGAGGAACACCCTTATACAGTATACCATATGTGGAACTCCGGATTTGGTATATAGAAGGTACTGCCGGGCGGGAGTATGTTTCTAAAATGTCTAGGAAATTTTTCGGGCATGAAACCGGTAATTTCCAGCTAGGGCGTTTTAATAGAATCTTCCTGTATTTTTGCTGGAAGGCTTTATTTTGTACCAACATCCTGAGTGAAAATTTTAATCATCGGGTTATTTTAGATTTCGCATATATGGGGAAATATATAAGCAGGGTTACAAGCTTGGCTAATAAATTACGGCAGGTAAAGTGATGGGGAAGGAGAAGCTGCACAATCACAGCGGAGGAAATTCCTTTACGGTACGGATTAAACAATGGAATTGTAAAGGAATTTTCAGATTGGCAGAGTTCCCTTCTTAATAGTAAGGTTATGGATGCCGCATCCATTGTTTTTGATGGAAAAGTCGGGGCGCCCATGAGCAGCAGAGGCTCATTTTTTCTGTTTTTTACTGCGGCTTCACTGCTCAATGCATGCAAACACATAACCTTATTATATGCTGTCTGAATTATCTGAATGTATATATGTATAACGGAAATTTTCAAGGCATGGCTGATACAGCACGTCTGAGAAGTGTTCTTTTTTACAAATAATTATAACATGAAACGTGGAGGTTTTTTTGTGGCTAAAAATAAGAAAAAATTAAAAGTAATACCCTTAGGTGGTATACAGGAGATAGGTAAGAATATTACCGTATTTGAGTATGGTGAAGATATTATAGTAGTTGATTGCGGTATGACATTCCCGGATGATGAGATGTTGGGTATTGACCTTGTAATACCGGATGTCAGTTACCTTATTAAAAACAGGGAAAAGATAAGAGGGATTGTCCTCACCCATGGGCATGAGGACCATATAGGAGCTCTCCCTTATGTTCTGAAGGAAATCAATGTGCCGGTATATGGCACCAAGCTTACGCTGGGTCTGCTGAAGAACAAGCTGGAAGAGCATGAACTGCTCTCATCAGTAAAACTGGAGACAGTAAAGCATGGAGATACGGTGGAACTGGGAGTTTTTAGGGTGGAGTTCATACGCTCCAATCACAGCATAGCCGATACCTCGGCTTTGGCAATTTACACTCCAGTAGGCATAGTTGTCCATACTGGCGACTTTAAAATTGATTATACCCCTATTGAAGGAGAGCCGATGGATCTGGCAAGGCTTGCCGAGCTTGGAAGAAAAGGTGTGCTGCTGCTCATGTCCGACAGCACAAACGTTGAGCATGAGGGTTATACCATGTCTGAACGCACGGTAGGAAGCACATTTGATGAGATATTCATGAAAGCTACGGGCAGAATCCTTGTAGCTACCTTCGCATCAAATGTCCACAGGATACAGCAGATAATCAATGCCGCAGTGAAATTCAACAGAAAAGTGGCAATGTGTGGACGAAGCATGATAAATGTATGCAATGTGGCTATGGAGCTGGGTTATATGAATGTTCCCGAGGGAGTGCTGGTGGACATAGATAATATAGGCAAATACAACCCTGAGCATCTGGTGATAATAACCACCGGAACCCAAGGGGAACCAATGTCTGCCCTCTCACGGATAGCAGCTTCGGAACACAAGAAAGTGGAAATCATTCCAGGAGATCTTGTGATAATATCCGCTTCCTCCATACCTGGGAATGAAAGGCTGATATCCAGGGTTATCAATGAGCTGTTCAAAAAAGGTGCCGATGTGATCTATGAAGCTCTGGCAGACATCCATGTGTCGGGACACGCATGCAAAGAAGAGTTGAAGCTGATACAGAAACTAGTGCAGCCGAAATTCTTCATGCCGGTGCACGGTGAATACAGGCATTTAAAACAGCATGGAAACCTCGCCCGCCAGTTGGGCAAGTCTCCTGATGAAATATTCATAATGGAAAACGGCAAGGTTCTGGAGCTCACTGCCGATTCTGCGAAGATAAACGGAAGCGTCACTGCGGGCAATGTCCTGGTGGATGGCTTAGGTATAGGGGATGTGGGCAACATAGTCTTAAGGGACAGAAAACATCTTTCCCAGGATGGACTTATTGTCGTGGTTATTACTTTTGCATCCGAAACCGGCTCGGTTATTGCAGGCCCTGACATAATATCCCGAGGCTTTGTATATGTAAGGGAGTCGGAGGATCTTATGGATGAAATGAAAGAAGTTGCAAAGGCTGCCCTGCAGAAATGTGAAGAAAAGAAGAAAAATGACTGGGCAAGCAAGAAGAGCGTCATAAAGGAAACTCTGAGGGATTTCATATATGAAAAGACCAAGAGAAAGCCTATGATATTGCCGATAATAATGGAAGTGTAGGAAATGTAAAGGCCAACCGGCAGTTTTTAAGCTGTCTGTTGGCCTTTTATGTAATCATTATTTTTCTATACAATCACTATATTCTGGGTGAATTCCTGCCCGGCAGTTCTAAAAGCCGGATTTGGATATCCCAGCACGTACATATCGGTGGCCAGGGCTTCAATCTCAAGCATCCTCCTTATGAGACGATTGTCGGAATTCTTGAAATCTGCTGCCTTCACGATCACAGGAAGGTCAGCATTGCGGGTGATGGAAGAAAGCATCTCCCGGCCTTTCCGGTTGAAGCCCAGGACCCTTATATACTGAGGGCCGCCCGAACTGTTGAACTCATTCAAATCCTGGGCAGTCAAACCTGCGAGAAAATTGAACAGTATCCTCTGTATCCGTGTTCTGGTGTATCTGCGGGTGGCTATTTTGTCAATCATTTCTTCCAGAGTGCCGGAGTTTTCGGTAGCATTCTTTATCCTGTTTTCCAGACCTTCAGTGATATAAGGAAGCTTTCTCAGACTCTCTAAAGATGCCCTTCTCAAAGCCGATAAAATTATGAGATCAAAATTGCTGCTTGAGACCGGACCTCTGCCGCATTTGAATTCCTCCTGCAGTATTGATGCGCTTGCCTCAGGAAGAGCATTAAAAAACTCTGCTTCGTTGGGTATATGGGCACTGGACAATATGCTCCTTCTTATAGCGGTAGCGCTGGAAATGCTTCCGGTTAATTCTTCGGTATGGTAGGTGTTGCTTATCCTTTTTATTGTCAGCGGAATTATGCGGCTTTTTAGCTTTTTCAGCGCTTTAAGATATTCTATTCCCAGAATATTGTTGGATGTCTTCAACACCGAAGTCATGCTGCCGTCCGATTTGCATTGAGAATCCAGATAGCCTTGCAGTGCGGCTTCCCTAGCGGCAGGGTAAGAGAGACCCTTTTCCAACTGCTGTTTTAAGAGCTTACGGTAGCACTCCGGCTCTCTGTGCAGGACATCGGCAATCATATCCAGCTCTTCGATTTTTCCGTTTTCGCTTCCAAAGCAAATATGGTCGATAATCCCAAGGCTGTCCAGAATTCTTACAGCCCCATAGGCAAAATACTCAGCACTGGAGACAGCATAGACAGCCGGCAGCTCCAGTACAAGATCTGCCCCCGACATTAGCGCCATCCTCGCCCGGGCCCACTTGTTTACCAGTGCCGGTTCACCTCTCTGTATAAAATTTCCACTCATAACACATACCAGATAGTCACAGCCGCTTAGAATCCGGGACTGCTGTATATGGTATAGGTGACCGTTATGAAAGGGATTATATTCCACTATTAAACCCAGTGCTTTCATCATAACCTCCATGAATCCGATGTACTGAAGGAATCGCTCCAGTGGACATTAAAAAGTCAATGCGCCTTTGTTCATGTTTTATGCTTGCCTTAAGCAGACGGATGCTTGGGATTTTCCGGAGAAAAACTGTAAACCGGTTCAAAACCGGCAAGTTTATCGGCATCCCATGCCATCAGCGTATTCTGTCTTAAATTTCCATTTCAATACAGCTAAACTTAAGGCAGATTTTGGCGCAATATCTATAATATTATAACCCATTATAAAAGGCATAAAAATATTAATTTTATCTTTGAAGGAGATAATATTTATGTATCGATAAAATTGCAGATCATCAAAATATGCAACTTTAGGATTTCCATGAGGACTACGGAAAATTCACCCATTCATGGTCCCGGGAAAATCCTTGTCAAATCGATACAATGAGCCTTATATCGCCAGATTACAGGAAAGGAGACGCATTGTATGGATAATCCTGCAATTACTGAACTGAATGCGCTGCTTAAGGGGGAAGAAATGGCTATTCATGCCTATGACAGATTTATAAACGACGTGGAGGATATAGATGCCAAAAATCAACTGAAGAAGTTTCAATCGGACCATAAAAAGCATTCAGAGATATTGGCAAAAAGGATAGCCGATCTGGGGGGGCAACCTCAGCATGGTACCGGTACCGCAGGCATGATGGCGAGCGTTAAGGGAATGATGGAAGAACTAAAGGGCAGGTCCACTGCGGAAATTTTAAAAGATGCATATGATGGCGAAGATAAGGGAATTGCTGCAGCGGAAGAGGTAGTAAAAGGGGATTTGGACAGTGAAAGCTCTAGGATTGTAAATCAAATACTGACGGAAGACCATGCCCATTTAAGGGAGATGGCAAAGCTGATAAACAAATATGAAGAATCTTAGGTGATATGCTCTTTACTGCAAGGTAGGGCTGTCTCAAAGCAAAGTTTGAGATGGCCTCTTTTTGTTATGATAATCATCTTGCTTTGGCATATGTCAAAAACAGCTCCATTTTAGAGTACAATGGAGTTAACACTAAAAAAGTATTTGCAGATTTAAGGACAGCTTTTCATGGGCAAATGTAAAGCGTCACCCTGGTTGCATGCCTGATAAGGGATATACCGATGTTTGCATAATGTCTGCAGTATTATGCGGGTTTATAAAAGAGGGTAGAGCAGGAAATAGAAAAAACCAGTGTAGCTCTTTTACCGACAGCAATAAATATGGCATATCAGGTAATATGGGCTATCCCAAAGTTGATTTTGGAACAGCCCCTTATGTAAGGTATGTGGCTATTTTAGCTAGACATTCATCAATTATTGCATCTATTTCTTTTATTTGTGCATCATTTGGATCGTAGTTTTTCAATATTTTTATATTACGGGCTGTCCAATCCAATGATTTAACTTGATCAGTTAAAATTACCCCTGTTATTGGGCTGCCACCACTATCAAGGAATATCCCATTAACTGGTAAGTCCACTTCAAAAGGATATCCCTTCTTCTGATTAGTGATCGGACAAACAACTACAAATCCTGTTTTTCTATTGAATTCTTTAGGTGATAAAACAATAGCATTCCTTCTCCCAGCTTGCTCATGACCAGCTTGTGGATTAAAGTTTAAAACAATAAAAGCACCTCTCTCAGGTATATCTGCCATTAAATTAATTCACGCCCTTCGCTTCCAAAATCAATTTCATTGTGTCGGTTTTCAGGAGTAATTTGTGATAAAAGATCTTCTAATGTGTATTTCTTTTGTAATCTTTTTGGTTTTAATGTGATGATTTCATCGTTTTCAGCAATAATCAATTCAATTTCGGAACCTTGTTTGATGCCTACTTTCTCGGCAGCTTCTTTTGGAATACGTATTCCCAAGCTGTTTCCCCACTTTTGGGCAATGACTGTAGCCATGTAGTCAGCTCCTTTCGTTTGGATTATTTTGGTTTCTAAATGTTCCTTTGAATCCATTATATCACCTATACACAAAAAAGTATATACATAGTATATACTTTTTTGTGTATAATGATACTCTTATTAATTGAATAAATTTAATATATGTAAACTGGTTAGAGTAATAAAAAATACTAAAGCAAAAAGTTTGAGTATTACCATTTAATATAAGAACACAGATAAAACTCAACATGCTTAGCAGGCATGCTTTATGGTAGAAAATCATTATTTGATGAAAATTACTACGCAAACTTAAAAGTAAAATTACTAAAAATCTTTATCTTCAGTGCTTTTTGAGGACGTACTGGGGATTAATGCTTTTCCATGGTAAGGATGGGGCCACTAGTTCTATTATTGGTTGAGAGGTTCAATATAAAAAAAGAGGCTATCTCAAATATTATTTTGAGACAGCCTTTTTAATTGTGATAAAACACATATGTACTACTTCCTCAAGCATTTTGGAGTAGCAGGCTGGTAAAGGAACCAAAAACATGCCGTGCTGCTTACTGTAACAGCTATAAGTGCGATCAAAGCGCCTAATAATGATATTAATTTTTTCATGCTTAAGCAACCCCCTTATTATTATTTGATATATCGTAGAGATTGAGAATGTCCGCTTCCATTTCATTGATAAGCTCGTTCACTTTTGTGTAATTTCCGTTTTCTGCAAATATTTTCATGTCATAAATAAAACTCTCTATATTTTCCTGAATCACATACCTGTCATGTTCTTCCTTGTTGAATATGTGGTAAATAGTTAATATAAATATTGCTATATTAACAATTGGAAATACCAATACCATGATTACTACAACTGACTGAACTGCGAAACTTAACTCATTTAAAATCCCGTCGAATCCAATTAATTTGCCCATTACCAACAAAAAAATGATATTAGTGATGATTGTGGCGAAAAAAGCTCCTGTAATAAATCTTCTATTAAATATGACGCGTGCAAGCCGCAATTGGGAAAAGGATGCTTTTTTCATGAGTGCATATGCAAGAATTGAATACTCAACTATCCTCTCCGGCAAAGCGCATAGGAAGGTCAACCAGGAATTGTTGCTAATATCAGTGATACTCTTTCCAGTAGCGGATATAAGCAGGGGAAGATAGGAAAACTCTATTAACATAAAAATAAGAATGCTACAGGCTGTATACACAAAAACTTTTATTGCTTTGAAATAATTTTTATAAAGGAGTAACATACTTAAAGCAACACACAAATAACCTGACAGTAATGTTAAAGTAGAATCAATTTTAAATAAATGCAGTATGTTAGAGATTGCGGCTGAAAATACCACCATGAAGACTACCTTTTTGATATCCTGCATCAGAAAAATTTTGCTATATTCTTTGTATCCGGATATCTCTTCCTCCATCAGCCTGTCCACCTTAATGTCCTCAAACCGCTTTAGCAGGATCAAGGTAAACATGACAATGAACGTTTCTTCAGGTATGGAAACAAAGGCAAAGTTTGCCAGCACATTTCCTACTTTATACCAACTTTCATTGAACATCATATATCAACCTCAAACAAGCATTTTACATCAATTACATTATATAACATTTTATACAATTTGAAAAGAACTTTTTTCAAAATTATTACATTTATTTGCAGCTTACCTTATTTAATGGTTATCCACACTGGCGCATTTAACATAGAAAATTGCCTAAATGTGGCATATATGATAAAAACCATCCACAAAGAGGATGGTTTTTATCAGTGAATTAATACATATGTACTACTTCCTTAAGCATTTTGGAGTGACAGGCTGGTAGAAGACCCAAGCAGATGCCGTGCTGCTTACAGTAACAGCTAACAGTGCGAGTAAAGCGCCTGCTAATGACAATAATTTTTTCATCTTAAGTGCCCTCCTTTATACAATTTTTTGATATATCGTAAAGTTTAAGAATGTCCGCTTCCATTTCGTTGATAAGCTCATTCGCTTTTGAATACTTTCCGTTTTCTGTAAATATTTTAATATCGTAAACATAGCTCTCTATATTTTCCTGAATCTTATACCTGACATGCTCTTCTTTATTGAAAATATGGTATATGATTAATATAAATGCCGCTATGTTAAATATAGGGAATATCATTATTAAGACGACAATAAAAACCTGGTTAAAAATGCCAAGACTACTCAAGGCTTGATCAAATATGATTATTTTACCCATTATAAGAAGGAAGAAGAAATTTATACCGATAAACAAACAGAAAGACACAGTCATAAATCTATTGTTGAATATGATGTTTGCAAGCCGCAACTGGGAAAAGGAAGCTTTTTTCATAAGCACATATGCCAGAAGGGAATATTCAACTGCCCTTTCCGGTAGGGAGCACAGGAAGTTCAACCATATATCATTGTTGAGGTCGGCAACACTCTTTCCGGCTATGGACAGAAGAAGGGGAACATATGAAAACTCAATTAACATAAAGATAAGCAAGCTACAGGCTGTACACAGAAACACTTTTAATGCGCTTCGGGTCTTAAAATGGCTTCTGTAAAGGAATAACAAACTTAAGGCAACACAGAAATAACATGATAGCAATATTATTGAGGAATCAATCTTAAAAAAACGTAGAATATTAGTCACAATAGCCGGTAATATTACCATGAAGGCCACCTTTTTGATATCCTGCATCAGAAAAATTTTACTGTATTCTTTGTATCCGGATATCTCTTCCTCCATCAGCCTGTCCACTTTAATATTCTCAAACCGTTTCAGTAGAACCAAAGTAAACATTACAATAAATGTCTCTTCAGGAATGGAGACAAAGGCTATGTTTGCCAGCATACGTACTATATTACTCCAATTCACACCGAACATCACATATCAACCTCGAACAAGCATTTTACATTACTAACATTTTATAACATTTTGCGCAGTTTGTAAACCACTTTTTTTCAAAATTATTACATTTGTTTTTTATAGTATCATCTTTTGGCTTCCTGTATTGAAATATATGGCAAATAAAATCACCATGCAAGAGGTTTTCTTTTTTATGTATCCAGCTTGTTGCCTGTAAGTTTTTATGCTAACCTCATTATGTGAAGATATTTACAAAGACAGGATCATTATCAAGGAAATCTATAGATAAGAGTTCAGGTAAGGAAAAAATAAAACTCATAGAACAGTAATATTAAACTGGAAAACAATAGCTTTAAGGCTCCTTCAATTTCCCATGGCACTGCTAAAATCCACCTGTTGAAGCTTCAGTAATATGCTTGGCTATTTCTAAGTCCATTTACTGCCTTTGGG encodes the following:
- a CDS encoding cupin domain-containing protein — its product is MVKRGSEMIKEIKEQMRGGKGSVEITHIYKQDEMKGKARLFAKITINPGCSIGFHEHSDEEEIFYIIKGKGIFDDNGTKKEISAGDAAITGGGASHSVENTGNEPLEMLAVILLY
- a CDS encoding ribonuclease J; the encoded protein is MAKNKKKLKVIPLGGIQEIGKNITVFEYGEDIIVVDCGMTFPDDEMLGIDLVIPDVSYLIKNREKIRGIVLTHGHEDHIGALPYVLKEINVPVYGTKLTLGLLKNKLEEHELLSSVKLETVKHGDTVELGVFRVEFIRSNHSIADTSALAIYTPVGIVVHTGDFKIDYTPIEGEPMDLARLAELGRKGVLLLMSDSTNVEHEGYTMSERTVGSTFDEIFMKATGRILVATFASNVHRIQQIINAAVKFNRKVAMCGRSMINVCNVAMELGYMNVPEGVLVDIDNIGKYNPEHLVIITTGTQGEPMSALSRIAASEHKKVEIIPGDLVIISASSIPGNERLISRVINELFKKGADVIYEALADIHVSGHACKEELKLIQKLVQPKFFMPVHGEYRHLKQHGNLARQLGKSPDEIFIMENGKVLELTADSAKINGSVTAGNVLVDGLGIGDVGNIVLRDRKHLSQDGLIVVVITFASETGSVIAGPDIISRGFVYVRESEDLMDEMKEVAKAALQKCEEKKKNDWASKKSVIKETLRDFIYEKTKRKPMILPIIMEV
- a CDS encoding nucleotidyltransferase, with the protein product MKALGLIVEYNPFHNGHLYHIQQSRILSGCDYLVCVMSGNFIQRGEPALVNKWARARMALMSGADLVLELPAVYAVSSAEYFAYGAVRILDSLGIIDHICFGSENGKIEELDMIADVLHREPECYRKLLKQQLEKGLSYPAAREAALQGYLDSQCKSDGSMTSVLKTSNNILGIEYLKALKKLKSRIIPLTIKRISNTYHTEELTGSISSATAIRRSILSSAHIPNEAEFFNALPEASASILQEEFKCGRGPVSSSNFDLIILSALRRASLESLRKLPYITEGLENRIKNATENSGTLEEMIDKIATRRYTRTRIQRILFNFLAGLTAQDLNEFNSSGGPQYIRVLGFNRKGREMLSSITRNADLPVIVKAADFKNSDNRLIRRMLEIEALATDMYVLGYPNPAFRTAGQEFTQNIVIV
- a CDS encoding DUF2383 domain-containing protein; its protein translation is MDNPAITELNALLKGEEMAIHAYDRFINDVEDIDAKNQLKKFQSDHKKHSEILAKRIADLGGQPQHGTGTAGMMASVKGMMEELKGRSTAEILKDAYDGEDKGIAAAEEVVKGDLDSESSRIVNQILTEDHAHLREMAKLINKYEES
- a CDS encoding type II toxin-antitoxin system PemK/MazF family toxin, encoding MADIPERGAFIVLNFNPQAGHEQAGRRNAIVLSPKEFNRKTGFVVVCPITNQKKGYPFEVDLPVNGIFLDSGGSPITGVILTDQVKSLDWTARNIKILKNYDPNDAQIKEIDAIIDECLAKIATYLT
- a CDS encoding AbrB/MazE/SpoVT family DNA-binding domain-containing protein; this encodes MDSKEHLETKIIQTKGADYMATVIAQKWGNSLGIRIPKEAAEKVGIKQGSEIELIIAENDEIITLKPKRLQKKYTLEDLLSQITPENRHNEIDFGSEGRELI
- a CDS encoding cyclic lactone autoinducer peptide; this encodes MKKLISLLGALIALIAVTVSSTACFWFLYQPATPKCLRK
- a CDS encoding AgrD family cyclic lactone autoinducer peptide, yielding MKKLLSLAGALLALLAVTVSSTASAWVFYQPVTPKCLRK